A single window of Dermochelys coriacea isolate rDerCor1 chromosome 2, rDerCor1.pri.v4, whole genome shotgun sequence DNA harbors:
- the NKTR gene encoding NK-tumor recognition protein isoform X2 — protein MGAQDRPQCFFDIEINREPVGRIMFQLFSDVCPKTCKNFLCLCSGEKGIGRTTGKKLCYKGSTFHRVVKNFMIQGGDFSEGNGKGGESIYGGYFKDENFVLKHDRAFLLSMANRGKHTNGSQFFITTKPAPHLDGVHVVFGLVISGFEVIEQIENLKTDTASRPYADVRVIDCGVLVTKSAKNVLEKKRKASTHSEASDSSSSSSTSSEFSSESEAENEKSRRRKRKRRTKIKQSRKRRREERKKEEPRCKRKSNQRGHSDKSDVNERKSVDLSTKRDKPVVRPEEIPPVPENRFLLRRDVPVVKVEPEPKLLDVAPVLTDQKPSVSKSGRKIKGRGTIRYHTPPRSRSCSESDDDESSETPPHWKEEMQRLRTYRPPSGEKWSKGDKLSDPCSSRWDERSLSQRSRSWSHNGYSDLSTLRYTSHHKKHRKEKKKTKHRKKAKKQKHFKKHKQTKKKRPSPSSEVESSRSSIRRTKSSRDHERKSPSSSLSSRRSSRRDWSKSDKDDQSSSTLSSRDSRSYYRSRCRPRSRSRSRSYSRRSSRSRTASKLSQSRSRSRSSTNSRHHRTVSNSPRNTRAELNENKPNKTEPVRAVIPQSDKVVVQPVVAENIPVIPLSDSPPPSRWKPGQKPWKPSYERIQEMKAKTTHLMPTQSSYNLTNIKEINPSSSSHKRQKSSDSDRSDYSRSHSERSSDSWLRSRSRSSRSRSYSRSYSRSRSPSSSRSRSRSTGRSQSPNRYRSDQSGYSGSSSYYSLSDDDRHGSKRKSESSEQNFQSLKKRQESSSESSTVVRKRKAYDESSQGRKESERRSSLDFSTDSEHSVKIQPVQEKGGHSQPEGDNQKENKNNLTADRSEEKSKSEWDSDHSKKKSLREKTSEQHRSGAQTKRKTYSGSKWDSESNSERGETRNSREDSRPSSSKEEGEATSGSDTELSLTKSRVKTKSNSSEGFLDSSDHTWKTSKQQSSSSASENSHSSLANIKGKSKKHKHGSKKNLKKSHSKKAKEKSKDKKEKKHKVQKQKELFHWQPPLEFGEEEDEDMNEKPVTRDDKKQKQLTRDSKDKNQQAYEHNKMCKDKTGNGEKSCEDENLSNKNTTCDTSPDHSHLNKDNSDHNYSDSTLNPEINVATSKKGVKHSEESKQNGSEDVMQTDDNMEICTPDRNSPGKVVVDILSPVILSAKSQNLNINANKDLQNENPGPDTAKQGNRIKQLINVKEVKKIGIQDSSSVTMVATVENTLKTEITENIQSSMIDNKWKPLQGVGNLQSATASSAAEVTNSTSAPDSKPQGLRIEIKSKNKVRPGSLFDEVRKTARLNRRPRNQESSSDEQSPPSRDDNSQSRSLSRSRSKSESKSRHRTRSLSYSHSRSRSRSSTYSYRSRSYTRSRSRGWYSRDWSRSRSRSYHTYKSHSRTYSRSRSRSSSYDHHSRSSRSYTYDSYYSRSRSRSRSQRSDSYRRSRSYDRRSRSYGSDSESDRSYSNNRSPSESSRSS, from the exons AACAACAAAGCCTGCTCCTCATCTTGATGG TGTACATGTTGTCTTTGGATTGGTTATTTCTGGTTTTGAAGTGATAGAACAAATAGAAAATCTGAAAACTGATACTGCAAGTAGGCCATATGCAGACGTGCGAGTTATTGACTGTGGGGTGCTTGTTACAAAATCAGCAAAAAATG TTTTAGAGAAAAAGAGGAAAGCGTCTACTCACTCAGAAGCTTCAGATTCCTCTTCCAGCTCATCAACCTCTTCAGAATTTTCATCAGAAAGTGAAGCTGAAAATGAGAAAAGTAGAAGAAGAAAGCGTAAGAGaagaactaaaataaaacaatcaagAAAGCGAAGacgggaagagagaaagaaagaggagccAAGGTGCAAACGGAAATCAAACCAAAGAGG ccaTTCTGACAAGAGTGATGTAAATGAGAGAAAATCAGTTGACTTGAGCACAAAAAGGGACAAACCTGTGGTTCGACCTGAAGAAATTCCCCCAGTGCCTGAAAATAGATTTTTGCTGAGAAGAGATGTGCCTGTTGTCAAAGTAGAACCTGAGCC gAAACTTCTTGATGTTGCACCAGTTTTGACTGACCAGAAGCCGTCAGTCTCTAAATCTGGAAGAAAAATTAAAGGAAGAGGAACAATC CGATACCACACACCACCTCGATCACGATCTTGTTCTGAATCAGATGATGATGAGAGCAGTGAAACCCCTCCTCATTGGAAAGAGGAGATGCAGAGGTTAAGAACATACAGACCACCCAGTGGGGAGAAGTGGAGTAAAGGAGATAA gttgagTGACCCATGCTCAAGCAGATGGGATGAAAGAAGTTTGTCCCAGCGATCAAGGTCTTGGTCACATAATGGCTATTCTGATCTCAGTACCCTGAGGTATACCAGCCACCACAAAAAGCACcgaaaagagaaaaagaagacaaaacacagaaaaaaagccaaaaagcAAAAGCATTTCAAGAAAcataaacaaactaaaaaaaagagACCTTCACCCTCCTCAGAGGTAGAATCCTCTCGTTCTTCTATCAGGAGGACAAAGTCATCTCGGGATCATGAGAGGAAGTCTCCTTCTTCCTCATTATCTTCTAGACGCTCATCCAGAAGAGACTGGTCTAAATCTGACAAAGATGACCAGAGTTCATCAACTCTATCAAGCAGAGACTCTCGATCATATTACAGGTCCAGGTGTAGACCCAGATCTAGATCTAGATCACGGTCTTATTCCAGAAGAAGTTCTAGATCAAGAACAGCATCTAAATTGTCTCAATCTCGAAGCAGATCAAGATCTAGCACTAACTCCAGGCACCACAGGACAGTTTCAAATTCACCACGAAATACTAGGGCAGAATTGAATGAAAATAAGCCAAACAAAACTGAACCTGTAAGAGCAGTAATACCACAGAGTGATAAAGTTGTAGTACAGCCTGTTGTAGCTGAAAATATTCCAGTTATACCCTTAAGTGACAGTCCTCCACCTTCTAGGTGGAAACCTGGACAAAAGCCCTGGAAACCATCCTATGAGCGAATTCAGGAAATGAAAGCTAAAACAACCCATTTAATGCCTACCCAAAGTAGCTACAATTTaacaaatattaaagaaattaatccttcctcctcctcccataaGCGACAAAAGAGTTCAGATAGTGATCGAAGTGATTATTCAAGGTCTCATAGTGAGAGAAGTTCGGATAGTTGGCTAAGATCAAGGAGCAGGTCTTCTCGAAGCAGATCCTACTCTAGATCTTATTCAAGATCAAGGAGTCCATCTAGTTCAAGATCAAGATCTCGGTCAACTGGCAGATCTCAATCACCAAATAGATACCGCAGTGACCAGTCAGGTTATAGCGGGTCATCATCTTATTACTCTCTTAGTGATGACGATAGACATGGAAGCAAAAGGAAATCTGAATCCAGTGAGCAAAATTTCCAATCATTGAAGAAAAGGCAAGAGAGTAGCTCTGAAAGTAGCACAGTTGTCAGGAAGAGAAAAGCCTATGATGAGTCTTCTCAAGGACgaaaagagagtgagagaagaTCATCTTTAGACTTTTCTACAGATAGTGAGCATTCTGTTAAAATACAGCCAGTCCAGGAAAAAGGAGGACATTCTCAACCAGAAGGAGACAACCAGAAAGAGAATAAAAACAATTTGACTGCTGACAGAAGTGAGGAGAAATCCAAGTCTGAATGGGACAGTGACCATTCAAAAAAGAAATCTTTGAGGGAGAAAACTTCTGAACAGCATAGAAGTGGTGCACAGACAAAAAGAAAGACTTATTCAGGCAGTAAATGGGACTCGGAATCAAATTCAGAAAGAGGCGAGACTAGAAATAGTAGAGAAGATTCTAGGCCCTCATCCAGTAAAGAGGAAGGTGAGGCCACATCAGGATCTGATACAGAGCTCAGTCTTACCAAAAGCAGGGTGAAAACTAAATCAAATTCTTCAGAAGGTTTTCTGGATTCTTCTGACCATACTTGGAAAACAAGCAAGCAACAGTCCTCCTCTTCTGCATCTGAGAATTCCCACTCCAGTTTGGCAAATATTAAAGGAAAGtcaaaaaaacacaaacatgggtccaaaaaaaatctcaaaaagtcACATTCCAAAAAAGCCAAAGAGAAATCAAAggataaaaaagagaagaagcatAAGGTTCAGAAACAAAAAGAGCTTTTTCACTGGCAGCCTCCACTGGAGTTTGGGGAGGAAGAAGATGAGGACATGAATGAAAAGCCTGTTACCAGagatgataaaaaacaaaagcaacttACCAGGGACAGTAAAGATAAAAACCAACAAGCTTATGAACACAACAAAATGTGCAAAGATAAAACTGGAAATGGTGAAAAGTCTTGTGAAGATGAGAACCTCTCGAATAAAAACACTACGTGCGATACATCACCAGATCATAGTCACCTTAATAAAGACAACAGTGATCACAACTATTCAGACAGTACATTAAATCCAGAAATAAATGTGGCTACTTCAAAGAAAGGTGTTAAACATAGTGAAGAAAGTAAACAAAATGGATCAGAGGATGTTATGCAGACAGATGATAACATGGAGATTTGTACTCCAGATCGTAACTCTCCTGGGAAGGTGGTTGTGGACATTTTGTCTCCTGTCATCCTGAGTGCTAAATCTCAGAATTTAAATATTAATGCAAACAAAGATTTACAGAATGAGAACCCTGGACCAGATACAGCCAAACAAGGAAACCGTATTAAACAATTGATCAATGTTAAAGAAGTCAAAAAAATAGGAATTCAAGACAGTAGCTCCGTCACCATGGTTGCTACTGTGGAAAAcactttgaaaactgaaataactgaaaatatACAAAGCAGTATGATAGATAATAAATGGAAACCATTACAGGGTGTAGGTAATCTACAATCTGCTACTGCTAGTAGTGCTGCAGAAGTTACAAACAGTACTTCAGCACCTGACTCTAAGCCACAAGGTTTAAgaatagaaataaaaagtaaaaataaagtcAGGCCAGGATCTCTGTTTGATGAAGTTAGAAAGACAGCACGGTTAAATCGGAGACCAAGGAACCAAGAGAGTTCAAGTGATGAACAGTCTCCTCCAAGTAGAGATGACAACAGCCAATCCAGGAGTCTAAGTAGGTCCCGAAGTAAATCTGAATCTAAATCCAGACATCGAACAAGATCTCTATCCTACAGTCACTCAAGAAGTCGATCACGAAGTTCCACTTACTCATATAG ATCAAGAAGCTATACAAGAAGCCGAAGCAGAGGATGGTACAGTAGAGATTGGTCAAGAAGTCGAAGTAGATCTTACCACACTTACAAGAGTCATAG TCGAACCTATAGTAGAAGTCGATCCAGAAGCAGTTCATATGATCATCACAGTCGATCCAG taGGTCATATACTTATGATAGTTACTATAGCAGAAGTCGTAGTCGAAGTAGAAGTCAGAGGAGTGACAGCTACCGCAGATCTCGAAGTTATGACAGACGGTCCAG GTCTTATGGCTCTGACAGTGAAAGTGATCGCAGTTACTCTAACAACCGAAGCCCCAGTGAAAGCAGCAGATCTAGCTGA
- the NKTR gene encoding NK-tumor recognition protein isoform X8: MGAQDRPQCFFDIEINREPVGRIMFQLFSDVCPKTCKNFLCLCSGEKGIGRTTGKKLCYKGSTFHRVVKNFMIQGGDFSEGNGKGGESIYGGYFKDENFVLKHDRAFLLSMANRGKHTNGSQFFITTKPAPHLDGVHVVFGLVISGFEVIEQIENLKTDTASRPYADVRVIDCGVLVTKSAKNVLEKKRKASTHSEASDSSSSSSTSSEFSSESEAENEKSRRRKRKRRTKIKQSRKRRREERKKEEPSHSDKSDVNERKSVDLSTKRDKPVVRPEEIPPVPENRFLLRRDVPVVKVEPEPKLLDVAPVLTDQKPSVSKSGRKIKGRGTIRYHTPPRSRSCSESDDDESSETPPHWKEEMQRLRTYRPPSGEKWSKGDKLSDPCSSRWDERSLSQRSRSWSHNGYSDLSTLRYTSHHKKHRKEKKKTKHRKKAKKQKHFKKHKQTKKKRPSPSSEVESSRSSIRRTKSSRDHERKSPSSSLSSRRSSRRDWSKSDKDDQSSSTLSSRDSRSYYRSRCRPRSRSRSRSYSRRSSRSRTASKLSQSRSRSRSSTNSRHHRTVSNSPRNTRAELNENKPNKTEPVRAVIPQSDKVVVQPVVAENIPVIPLSDSPPPSRWKPGQKPWKPSYERIQEMKAKTTHLMPTQSSYNLTNIKEINPSSSSHKRQKSSDSDRSDYSRSHSERSSDSWLRSRSRSSRSRSYSRSYSRSRSPSSSRSRSRSTGRSQSPNRYRSDQSGYSGSSSYYSLSDDDRHGSKRKSESSEQNFQSLKKRQESSSESSTVVRKRKAYDESSQGRKESERRSSLDFSTDSEHSVKIQPVQEKGGHSQPEGDNQKENKNNLTADRSEEKSKSEWDSDHSKKKSLREKTSEQHRSGAQTKRKTYSGSKWDSESNSERGETRNSREDSRPSSSKEEGEATSGSDTELSLTKSRVKTKSNSSEGFLDSSDHTWKTSKQQSSSSASENSHSSLANIKGKSKKHKHGSKKNLKKSHSKKAKEKSKDKKEKKHKVQKQKELFHWQPPLEFGEEEDEDMNEKPVTRDDKKQKQLTRDSKDKNQQAYEHNKMCKDKTGNGEKSCEDENLSNKNTTCDTSPDHSHLNKDNSDHNYSDSTLNPEINVATSKKGVKHSEESKQNGSEDVMQTDDNMEICTPDRNSPGKVVVDILSPVILSAKSQNLNINANKDLQNENPGPDTAKQGNRIKQLINVKEVKKIGIQDSSSVTMVATVENTLKTEITENIQSSMIDNKWKPLQGVGNLQSATASSAAEVTNSTSAPDSKPQGLRIEIKSKNKVRPGSLFDEVRKTARLNRRPRNQESSSDEQSPPSRDDNSQSRSLSRSRSKSESKSRHRTRSLSYSHSRSRSRSSTYSYRSRSYTRSRSRGWYSRDWSRSRSRSYHTYKSHSRTYSRSRSRSSSYDHHSRSSRSYTYDSYYSRSRSRSRSQRSDSYRRSRSYDRRSRSYGSDSESDRSYSNNRSPSESSRSS; this comes from the exons AACAACAAAGCCTGCTCCTCATCTTGATGG TGTACATGTTGTCTTTGGATTGGTTATTTCTGGTTTTGAAGTGATAGAACAAATAGAAAATCTGAAAACTGATACTGCAAGTAGGCCATATGCAGACGTGCGAGTTATTGACTGTGGGGTGCTTGTTACAAAATCAGCAAAAAATG TTTTAGAGAAAAAGAGGAAAGCGTCTACTCACTCAGAAGCTTCAGATTCCTCTTCCAGCTCATCAACCTCTTCAGAATTTTCATCAGAAAGTGAAGCTGAAAATGAGAAAAGTAGAAGAAGAAAGCGTAAGAGaagaactaaaataaaacaatcaagAAAGCGAAGacgggaagagagaaagaaagaggagccAAG ccaTTCTGACAAGAGTGATGTAAATGAGAGAAAATCAGTTGACTTGAGCACAAAAAGGGACAAACCTGTGGTTCGACCTGAAGAAATTCCCCCAGTGCCTGAAAATAGATTTTTGCTGAGAAGAGATGTGCCTGTTGTCAAAGTAGAACCTGAGCC gAAACTTCTTGATGTTGCACCAGTTTTGACTGACCAGAAGCCGTCAGTCTCTAAATCTGGAAGAAAAATTAAAGGAAGAGGAACAATC CGATACCACACACCACCTCGATCACGATCTTGTTCTGAATCAGATGATGATGAGAGCAGTGAAACCCCTCCTCATTGGAAAGAGGAGATGCAGAGGTTAAGAACATACAGACCACCCAGTGGGGAGAAGTGGAGTAAAGGAGATAA gttgagTGACCCATGCTCAAGCAGATGGGATGAAAGAAGTTTGTCCCAGCGATCAAGGTCTTGGTCACATAATGGCTATTCTGATCTCAGTACCCTGAGGTATACCAGCCACCACAAAAAGCACcgaaaagagaaaaagaagacaaaacacagaaaaaaagccaaaaagcAAAAGCATTTCAAGAAAcataaacaaactaaaaaaaagagACCTTCACCCTCCTCAGAGGTAGAATCCTCTCGTTCTTCTATCAGGAGGACAAAGTCATCTCGGGATCATGAGAGGAAGTCTCCTTCTTCCTCATTATCTTCTAGACGCTCATCCAGAAGAGACTGGTCTAAATCTGACAAAGATGACCAGAGTTCATCAACTCTATCAAGCAGAGACTCTCGATCATATTACAGGTCCAGGTGTAGACCCAGATCTAGATCTAGATCACGGTCTTATTCCAGAAGAAGTTCTAGATCAAGAACAGCATCTAAATTGTCTCAATCTCGAAGCAGATCAAGATCTAGCACTAACTCCAGGCACCACAGGACAGTTTCAAATTCACCACGAAATACTAGGGCAGAATTGAATGAAAATAAGCCAAACAAAACTGAACCTGTAAGAGCAGTAATACCACAGAGTGATAAAGTTGTAGTACAGCCTGTTGTAGCTGAAAATATTCCAGTTATACCCTTAAGTGACAGTCCTCCACCTTCTAGGTGGAAACCTGGACAAAAGCCCTGGAAACCATCCTATGAGCGAATTCAGGAAATGAAAGCTAAAACAACCCATTTAATGCCTACCCAAAGTAGCTACAATTTaacaaatattaaagaaattaatccttcctcctcctcccataaGCGACAAAAGAGTTCAGATAGTGATCGAAGTGATTATTCAAGGTCTCATAGTGAGAGAAGTTCGGATAGTTGGCTAAGATCAAGGAGCAGGTCTTCTCGAAGCAGATCCTACTCTAGATCTTATTCAAGATCAAGGAGTCCATCTAGTTCAAGATCAAGATCTCGGTCAACTGGCAGATCTCAATCACCAAATAGATACCGCAGTGACCAGTCAGGTTATAGCGGGTCATCATCTTATTACTCTCTTAGTGATGACGATAGACATGGAAGCAAAAGGAAATCTGAATCCAGTGAGCAAAATTTCCAATCATTGAAGAAAAGGCAAGAGAGTAGCTCTGAAAGTAGCACAGTTGTCAGGAAGAGAAAAGCCTATGATGAGTCTTCTCAAGGACgaaaagagagtgagagaagaTCATCTTTAGACTTTTCTACAGATAGTGAGCATTCTGTTAAAATACAGCCAGTCCAGGAAAAAGGAGGACATTCTCAACCAGAAGGAGACAACCAGAAAGAGAATAAAAACAATTTGACTGCTGACAGAAGTGAGGAGAAATCCAAGTCTGAATGGGACAGTGACCATTCAAAAAAGAAATCTTTGAGGGAGAAAACTTCTGAACAGCATAGAAGTGGTGCACAGACAAAAAGAAAGACTTATTCAGGCAGTAAATGGGACTCGGAATCAAATTCAGAAAGAGGCGAGACTAGAAATAGTAGAGAAGATTCTAGGCCCTCATCCAGTAAAGAGGAAGGTGAGGCCACATCAGGATCTGATACAGAGCTCAGTCTTACCAAAAGCAGGGTGAAAACTAAATCAAATTCTTCAGAAGGTTTTCTGGATTCTTCTGACCATACTTGGAAAACAAGCAAGCAACAGTCCTCCTCTTCTGCATCTGAGAATTCCCACTCCAGTTTGGCAAATATTAAAGGAAAGtcaaaaaaacacaaacatgggtccaaaaaaaatctcaaaaagtcACATTCCAAAAAAGCCAAAGAGAAATCAAAggataaaaaagagaagaagcatAAGGTTCAGAAACAAAAAGAGCTTTTTCACTGGCAGCCTCCACTGGAGTTTGGGGAGGAAGAAGATGAGGACATGAATGAAAAGCCTGTTACCAGagatgataaaaaacaaaagcaacttACCAGGGACAGTAAAGATAAAAACCAACAAGCTTATGAACACAACAAAATGTGCAAAGATAAAACTGGAAATGGTGAAAAGTCTTGTGAAGATGAGAACCTCTCGAATAAAAACACTACGTGCGATACATCACCAGATCATAGTCACCTTAATAAAGACAACAGTGATCACAACTATTCAGACAGTACATTAAATCCAGAAATAAATGTGGCTACTTCAAAGAAAGGTGTTAAACATAGTGAAGAAAGTAAACAAAATGGATCAGAGGATGTTATGCAGACAGATGATAACATGGAGATTTGTACTCCAGATCGTAACTCTCCTGGGAAGGTGGTTGTGGACATTTTGTCTCCTGTCATCCTGAGTGCTAAATCTCAGAATTTAAATATTAATGCAAACAAAGATTTACAGAATGAGAACCCTGGACCAGATACAGCCAAACAAGGAAACCGTATTAAACAATTGATCAATGTTAAAGAAGTCAAAAAAATAGGAATTCAAGACAGTAGCTCCGTCACCATGGTTGCTACTGTGGAAAAcactttgaaaactgaaataactgaaaatatACAAAGCAGTATGATAGATAATAAATGGAAACCATTACAGGGTGTAGGTAATCTACAATCTGCTACTGCTAGTAGTGCTGCAGAAGTTACAAACAGTACTTCAGCACCTGACTCTAAGCCACAAGGTTTAAgaatagaaataaaaagtaaaaataaagtcAGGCCAGGATCTCTGTTTGATGAAGTTAGAAAGACAGCACGGTTAAATCGGAGACCAAGGAACCAAGAGAGTTCAAGTGATGAACAGTCTCCTCCAAGTAGAGATGACAACAGCCAATCCAGGAGTCTAAGTAGGTCCCGAAGTAAATCTGAATCTAAATCCAGACATCGAACAAGATCTCTATCCTACAGTCACTCAAGAAGTCGATCACGAAGTTCCACTTACTCATATAG ATCAAGAAGCTATACAAGAAGCCGAAGCAGAGGATGGTACAGTAGAGATTGGTCAAGAAGTCGAAGTAGATCTTACCACACTTACAAGAGTCATAG TCGAACCTATAGTAGAAGTCGATCCAGAAGCAGTTCATATGATCATCACAGTCGATCCAG taGGTCATATACTTATGATAGTTACTATAGCAGAAGTCGTAGTCGAAGTAGAAGTCAGAGGAGTGACAGCTACCGCAGATCTCGAAGTTATGACAGACGGTCCAG GTCTTATGGCTCTGACAGTGAAAGTGATCGCAGTTACTCTAACAACCGAAGCCCCAGTGAAAGCAGCAGATCTAGCTGA